A window of the Branchiostoma lanceolatum isolate klBraLanc5 chromosome 13, klBraLanc5.hap2, whole genome shotgun sequence genome harbors these coding sequences:
- the LOC136447130 gene encoding uncharacterized protein: MEEERDCVRLPPVVLPEAPECNTDCHVQARFLTIGNREQCVCNPGWTGNGTYCELAANGFNLRLRMKNISFVDELNNCNSQEFQDLWPIVFRRLDSYYRYHQNSRISDNFLYCNLQLFLNGSVIAYHTATFKDDSLLTRDDVAAALSQAISADTANTLGFDPESPAIEELCYRTYCMNGGSCFQSASGERTCKCSTGFAGIRCERRDDTGLLTRIFGVLGAFLLLLLMVCLCRYWFLIQKKSSKTRYYVPRDSIYGVSSDSSSTTDDMVQRVGPTIFVGRYLPRRGFTNELRRSPSATNPDAHDERLYNEIFGKNDTFKIQRPKWSYLPISGPPSTMGSMM; encoded by the exons ATGGAGGAAGAGAGGGATTGTGTAC GTTTGCCACCAGTTGTTCTTCCTGAAGCGCCGGAGTGTAACACAGACTGCCATGTCCAGGCTCGCTTCCTAACGATAGGGAACAGGGAACAATGTGTGTGCAACCCTGGATGGACGGGGAATGGAACATACTGTGAACTGG CTGCCAACGGCTTCAACCTGAGACTGAGAATGAAGAACATCTCGTTTGTGGATGAGCTGAACAACTGCAACTCTCAGGAGTTCCAGGACCTCTGGCCAATTGTCTTCAGAAGG CTGGATAGTTACTATCGTTACCACCAGAACAGTCGTATATCAGACAACTTCCTGTACTGTAACCTCCAACTGTTCCTGAACGGCAGCGTCATAGCCTACCACACAGCCACCTTCAAGGACGACTCTCTCCTCACCAGGGATGACGTAGCTGCTGCCCTGTCCCAGGCTATATCTGCTGACACAGCCAACACACTTGGGTTCGACCCCGAGTCTCCAGCAATAGAGG AGCTGTGCTACAGGACCTACTGTATGAACGGGGGAAGCTGTTTTCAGTCAGCCAGTGGGGAGAGGACTTGCAA ATGTTCAACTGGCTTTGCTGGCATAAGATGTGAGAGGAGAG ATGACACCGGCCTCCTGACGCGTATATTTGGGGTCCTGGGAGCCttcctgttgctgctgctgatgGTGTGCCTGTGTCGCTACTGGTTCCTCATACAGAAGAAGAGCAGCAAGACCAGATA TTACGTACCCAGAGACAGCATATATGGAGTCAGCTCAGACTCCAGTTCAACTACCGATGACATGGTGCAACGTGTCGGGCCCACCATCTTCGTCGGCCGCTATCTCCCCAGGCGTGGGTTCACCAACGAGCTACGCCGGAGCCCGTCAGCCACCAACCCAGACGCACACGATGAAAGACTTTATAATGAGATTTTTGGGAAAAATGACACA ttCAAGATACAGCGGCCCAAGTGGAGCTACCTGCCCATCTCTGGTCCACCTTCAACAATGGGAAGCATGATGTGA